The Halobaculum sp. MBLA0143 genome includes a region encoding these proteins:
- a CDS encoding type IV pilin — translation MSTTRGVSSVVAVVLLVAVTVVLAGTVFVFVDGAAQGLRQPAPQVAQSSVEFPTQSGFADGVVRVTHRGGDPVPVANVRVQVDTSDVAGCDTDSAEILNLPSTRSGLGNLGYGEENFAAGDDSPIDEGGPDAEWSAGALHADTGPNFVVGDSFAFRLTPSECPVAPGETVRVTVVHEPSRQVIFTVTATARDGG, via the coding sequence GTGAGCACGACTCGCGGCGTCTCGAGTGTCGTCGCGGTCGTCCTGTTGGTCGCAGTCACCGTCGTCCTCGCCGGGACGGTGTTCGTCTTCGTCGACGGCGCGGCCCAGGGGTTACGCCAGCCGGCGCCACAGGTCGCACAGTCGAGTGTCGAGTTCCCGACCCAGTCCGGGTTCGCCGACGGGGTCGTCCGGGTCACACACCGAGGCGGCGACCCCGTCCCGGTTGCGAACGTCCGAGTCCAGGTCGACACGAGCGACGTGGCCGGCTGTGACACCGACAGCGCCGAGATCCTGAACCTCCCATCCACCCGGAGTGGGCTCGGTAACCTGGGCTACGGCGAGGAGAACTTCGCGGCGGGCGACGACAGTCCGATCGACGAGGGCGGCCCCGACGCGGAGTGGTCCGCCGGCGCGCTCCACGCCGACACCGGCCCGAACTTCGTCGTCGGTGACAGCTTCGCGTTCCGACTCACCCCCTCGGAGTGTCCGGTCGCGCCCGGCGAGACCGTCCGCGTCACTGTCGTCCACGAGCCCAGCAGGCAGGTTATCTTCACCGTCACCGCCACAGCACGCGACGGTGGGTGA
- a CDS encoding ATP-binding protein, giving the protein MTERTDDGDPRGGEPSDHTRQSGEPSDPAVAARRFVTELLGDGATGAVEELFADPERVSIRAVDGRAFDSLDALRDYFGRLSDRHRRRLQVERVVRDGDTAVVRWRPADDDSTASASLTEVTVGDGGITSLAGELTPTMDTPEPGRAGAAVALGVGDCVVVLAPDDTVIEVNDAALEAFDRARTDVLGEPVTALLGPSPEFEVDEEYLVTGPFGHREFEVRVFDAGGGGYDTARTLVARDVTQRRRRQQQLSVLNRVLRHNLRNDLDVIRSRVDYARRAGDGDVAETLAAAREAADDLLATAGDARRVQSLLEDPNWQRVDLQTVAEETVDRAREEFPDATVRAESATDATATEVIEGFDRAVWELVENACEHAGVEPTVVVSVERVGQFLRLRVTDDGPGLPDDERMVLNRAVETSLEHGSGVGLWLTKWLVDASGGAVTFAVDDGTTARVDLFDGDRMDADALPDHRTAARLSTRG; this is encoded by the coding sequence GTGACCGAACGCACAGACGACGGCGACCCTCGTGGCGGCGAGCCGTCTGACCACACGCGACAGTCCGGCGAGCCGTCGGACCCGGCAGTCGCTGCACGCCGGTTCGTGACAGAGCTCCTGGGCGACGGGGCGACGGGAGCAGTCGAGGAGCTGTTCGCCGACCCCGAGCGGGTGTCGATTCGAGCGGTCGACGGGCGTGCGTTCGACAGTCTCGACGCGCTCCGCGACTACTTCGGCCGGCTGTCCGACCGTCACAGGCGCCGGCTCCAGGTCGAACGGGTCGTCCGCGACGGCGACACGGCGGTCGTCCGGTGGCGGCCGGCAGACGACGACTCGACGGCGTCGGCGTCTCTGACGGAGGTGACCGTCGGCGACGGCGGGATCACGAGTCTCGCGGGAGAGTTGACACCGACGATGGACACACCGGAGCCGGGGCGCGCCGGGGCGGCCGTCGCGCTCGGCGTCGGGGACTGTGTCGTCGTACTCGCCCCCGACGACACCGTGATCGAGGTGAACGACGCCGCGCTGGAGGCGTTCGACCGGGCGCGCACGGACGTGCTCGGCGAGCCGGTCACGGCGTTGTTGGGACCCTCGCCCGAGTTCGAGGTCGACGAGGAGTACCTCGTCACCGGTCCGTTCGGACACCGCGAGTTCGAGGTTCGGGTGTTCGACGCCGGGGGCGGCGGGTACGACACGGCCCGTACGCTCGTCGCCCGAGACGTGACACAACGGCGCCGTCGCCAACAGCAACTGTCCGTGCTCAACCGCGTCCTCCGGCACAACCTCCGCAACGACCTGGACGTGATCCGGTCGCGTGTCGACTACGCCCGTCGGGCGGGTGACGGAGACGTGGCCGAGACGCTGGCGGCCGCACGGGAGGCGGCGGACGACCTCCTGGCGACCGCGGGCGACGCCCGACGGGTCCAGTCGTTGCTGGAGGATCCGAACTGGCAGCGTGTCGACCTCCAGACGGTCGCCGAGGAAACAGTAGACCGGGCTCGCGAGGAGTTCCCCGACGCGACGGTTCGGGCCGAGTCGGCGACGGACGCGACGGCGACGGAGGTGATCGAAGGGTTCGACCGCGCGGTGTGGGAGTTGGTCGAGAACGCCTGCGAGCACGCCGGGGTGGAGCCGACGGTCGTCGTCTCCGTAGAACGGGTCGGTCAGTTCCTCCGCCTGCGGGTGACCGACGACGGCCCCGGGCTCCCGGACGACGAACGGATGGTGCTCAACCGAGCCGTCGAGACCTCGTTGGAACACGGGAGCGGGGTCGGACTGTGGCTGACGAAGTGGCTCGTCGACGCCTCCGGCGGTGCCGTCACGTTCGCCGTCGACGACGGGACGACCGCCAGGGTGGACCTGTTCGACGGCGACCGGATGGACGCCGACGCGCTCCCCGACCACCGGACGGCGGCCCGTCTCTCGACACGGGGCTAG